The Meriones unguiculatus strain TT.TT164.6M chromosome 16, Bangor_MerUng_6.1, whole genome shotgun sequence genomic sequence AAACATTTGGCAGTTCTTAAGTGGCCAGAtgcttccatttttaaaatagcaaCCTAGGTTAGACACCCAGTCCAAAgacaagtatatttttaaaaagcctgaaGCCATGCCGATGCTGTCCCTTTTACTATTGCAAATGTAAGAAATTAGCTCAGTTTCTAGTTAACTTGACAAAAGCTAGGGTCTTCTGAAATGAGGGAACATCAACTGAGCCTCCGTAGACTGGCCGGCCAGTAGGAAGGCCGGGCTTTCTGGATGAATGTGGGAAGGCACAATCACTGCACGCCTGCTGTGGTGTCACCTCTGCACAGGCAGGCTGGAGCTTAAGACAGGCTGTTCAAGGGAGAGGAGCACGCCAGTTAACAGCACCTTTCCATGCagcctctgcttgagttcctgtcttgtcTGCCCTTCTTGATGGTCAATAAAATAAACTTCCCCGAGTTGCTTTCGGTGTGctgcttatcacagcaatagaaaagtgggATTTAGAAAGCACCTTAAAGAAACGCTCTTCCTAAAATGTGAGTAAAAGTTGTTCCACTTGGAAGAAGCACTGGATTCGTTTTCTCAGACCCACCATTTAAGAGTACAGTAAATCTGATCTAAGAAACCACACACAGTAGGGTGTGTTGGCACccgttatcccagcactcagggaggcagaggcaggcggatctctgtgagttccaggccagcctgggctacaaggggagtccaggacagccaaggctacacagagaaacctcatttcaaaaaaaaaaaaaaaaaggaaaaaccaaaCCAGATGCAGAAAACAGGTTTTCGGCGTCATCTGAGTAAAAACAATTTCCCTCTCCTAGATAAAAatgtcctcttctcccctcctcccccaattCAGCCATTATTATAAGGGTAGAATCCTTAAACCAGCAACTTTTTCCCCCCAAAGTTTGGGGGAAAATCCACTCAAGGTCACTTTTAACCTCCAGTCAAAACGGTTTTCAAACGTTCCTTTGTACGATctacaaaggcaaaaaaaaatctacaaaagctttttttttttcaaactggatTTTCCCGCCTAAATTCTCAGGGCCCTTTCTGCAACCAATAGCACTATCTGCTGTCTACACGTTTTCTTCTGCAAGGACATTATCCCCTAACGCCCAATCAAAAGTGTGGCGATGAAAACTAAATGGGCTTCCTCATTCAAATGGCACTTCTCGCTATTGCATTAGTCCCCTATATAACACTAACCCCCAGGTATTTATTTTCAACAGTCAATCTCCACCGAGAGGCACGATTCCAGCCTCTACCCTCTCTCCGCCTTGCAGCATTTGGATGATACCCGCCAAAGATTAATGGCTAACAGCCCACGGAAGCCTTCCTCTCGCCCGTAGGtggttaggggaaaaaaaaaatctcagcaagTTTTTAAGCATCAGCTGAGAAAACGTTCACTCGGGGTTTGGAAGTGTATTAGAAAAACTAGACACCAGTGGGCTGGGCTAAGAATGGAGCGTAAGACTGATACAAAAAGGTTAAATCGGCAAGCCTTCGAAGGAGGAAGCTCACGGAAAGAGCCTTGAATAGGAACCGCGAGATGTGTGTCCCCAATCATTAACAGCGCGGAAGGCTGTCCTGCAAGAGCAAGGTTCCAAACACCGCGCAAAAAGAGGAAGGTTAGGCTCCAGCACGGAGGTGTGCCGGTCCGGCGGGCCGAACGGGGcggggaagggaggaaatgacGAGCCAGAAAGGGGTGGTAACGGCGCCGGGCCGGAGCCACGGGGTGGCGGGCCGGGAGGAGGGGTGCGGCGGGCGCACTAACGGCCCCGGGGTCCGTGTTGGGAGGCCGGGTCGCGCGTCTCCGCCCGTCCTCGCTACGGATCTGTAACCCGGCCTGCGCAGGGCCTCAGGGTCCGGGGGCCTCGCCGGGGCCCGGAACGTGGGGACACAGGAACAGCTCGTAGGGAGGAGGCTGGAACGACATAGAAAACTGCCACGGCTCGTGCTGGGCGCTCAGCCAGCTGCCCACCCGGGACCCGGGGATCGGGGGCCAGGGGCGCCTCCGCCACCGGCGCCCGGAGGGGATCCCGCCACGGACCGCCCCGGCGGGCCTCCCCAGGCTCCGAGCCGGTGCGGCTGGCCACCCAACTCCGGCAGCCTCGGCTCGACTCCCGGGCTCGACGGACGCCTGGGCCTCTCCTGAGTGGTCAGCGAGACCCGCCAATCGGGGCGCTGGGGCCGGCTCTGGGCCGCTGGATATTGGCTCCTTATACTCACCGTGCCTCGCTCCCCCGGTTCGCTGCCCGCGCTGATTGGCTCCAGTACCGGACCCCGAAACCCAATCAGAGGCtccagccgccgccgccgccgccactgCCGCTGCCTCGCAAAATGGCGAATCTGAACAAAGGCGAATCGGGCCTCCCTCCAACCGCCTTCGCGCAAGCGCCTTTGAGACCACGCCCCATAACCCGGGTCAAACTGGCCCCGCCCCCTGGAGGGAGCACTGCGCAGGCGTCCCATAGGCCACGCCCACTTCCTGGATTTGACACCGTCTTCCGCCAGAGGACTACGCAGGCGCCTTCTAGAGGAGCCATGCTCTTTTTCTTAAGCACCGCCCAGCGTGATATACTACGCAGGCGCTAACACGCccgtttttgggttttttttttgttttgttttgtttttttcctgttgtcCACCATTTGTAAGGGACACACACCCTTGGGGCCAAATGCGCAAGCGCTCTTCCTCTCAAATCGGGGTCGATATCTTGGTACGCATGCCTGAGCGGCGGCGGGAGACTACGGAGTTTACCGCCGGAAATTCTGAAGCCTTGACCATGGAGAGCCGGCCCGTCTCTCTAGCTAGAGAGGCTTACTTCCGCCCCGTTAAGGGATGGGGGCGGCCATCTTGAGTGCGTGCAATTAAAGGCCTTGGCGGGATTGGTCCGCGTCCGGGCTCTGCTGTTGCTCCGAGGGTTCCACAGCGAACCCTTCCCTGCGTGGAGGAGGGCCTGCTGACGCCCGATTCCTTTTGCAGGTGAAGGATGACCCCAGCACGCACTTCTACGGGACCTACGACTTACCCTCCTTAGGgtagggggagagaaagggaagctaTTTCAGACTTTCCTTCCCGCCCCTCCGAGAGTTCGGTACACTGATTGCCGCTccttccttattttcttcttAGTCATATCCTCTGGGAAAATACCAGACTGTCCTAAACCTACCCTGctaggaggctagaagagggttcGAAGTAAGGAGGTGTGTCTTGGGGCCGCCTGTCCTTCCGATCCTGGAAAGGTGTGGATACACGTTGAGGAGGTGGGAAGAGCTACGTGGGGGTGTCAGGGCAATCCGAACACGCTATGTTCAGGCTGCCTGAGCgttttcactttcttttccttttcattagCAGAAGAAACTCTTTAAATTCTGGAAATAGTGACTCAGTATCATGGCCAGCCGCCTTAATGAAGATCCAGAAGGAAGTCGAGTGCGTAACGGCTATTAAACTTATCGGTGAAGTGAAATTCAGAGTAATTGAGGTCAAAAGCATAAACACTTTTTAATTAAACCAATAATTGGATTCCCAACTCCCCCCTCCACACCCCCCCGTTTGTTTCTCTGTAGCTGATTTACTTAGGAAAGGCTAATAGAATCCTAGGCAGAGATCATCCATCACTTTCCTCTTACAGATACTTTAATATATGGTAGTTTAACTCCGTAAGATGGGAAGGTTTGGCCTTCAGTCAGAGTGGTGAAGCAGAGAAGATGCAGTGGAAGTGGTGCTCTTGTTGAAGATCCGAAAAGAGCAATATTCTGTTTTTAACaagccttttctttccctttgcacATTTTAGATCACTTATGTAAAAGGAGATCTTTTCGCATGTCCCAAAACAGACTCTCTAGCCCATTGTATCAGTGAGGATTGTCGAATGGGTGCCGGAATAGCTGTtctcttcaagaagaaatttggagGAGTACAGGAACTGTTAAGTCAACGTGAGTTTTGAGAGCACCGTAGCCTATTCCATGCTTGCTGAAGCCTGGTTTGCTCTTCCATTATACTCTGTATATATGTGCATTCAGAGAGATTTCTAGTGACCGAGtgcttttaacttttaacttttcagattttttttttttaacttcctcaCAAGAATCGCTTTTGGTTTGGATCTTtactctccctttttttttctttgtgtgagtTTGTATTGTGCAGATACATGTCTGGAGGCCAGAGCTTGACCCCACCTCCTcaactctatttatttatttatttattagctcTCCActctatatttatatttttgagacagtgtctcgtAATGAACATAGTTTGTCCATTTAGCTCCCAAACTCAATTTTCCTTCCAAAATATTTCACTTCTCTCAAACCTTTGGTTAAATGTAGGGCATATCAAGTTCCATATGTGTTGCTTAGAGGTCAAGATCCTGTACTGAATATTGCTctatgttatttatttgtttgtctgttcatTATGAAGCAGAATCTTCTTGCCACTTGCTGTATAGCCTAAGCTTGTCCTGAACTCTAAGCAGCCCTCCTAGCTCAGTCTCCTAAATACTGacattacaggcatgagccatgaCACCAGGCTTCTTCAATTTATTCTTCAAAAGGGGGTTTGGGCTGGACATGATAGcaggcacctttaatcccagtgatTGGAATATAGAGTGGggtggatcattgtgagttcaagacaagctGATCTACATCAGGAGGCCAACCAGGGCTGTATACCTATGAAGAGTGGTTTGTAAACCACTTTACAGACCCCCTCCACCACTTTCTGCTAGTGACTTTAAATCAGGACTATGCATTACAGTCCACCTGGCGCTTCTGAAATGATCTCTCACCACATTTTGGGCCTGTCTCTCCAGAACAACTCCTTCTCCAGACTTACAGGCAGTGTACCATTCATTATATCTCCAGGTGTGGACAAAGCAACTTCTTACTGAGTTTGATTACAGTTATTTAAAAGGATGACATTGAGCCTggtgctggtgcatgcctttaatcccaacacctgggaggcagaggcaggtggatctctgagttcaaggccagcctgttctacaaagcaagtttaggacagccagggctgttacacagaaaaaccttgtcttgaaaaaagaaatcaaataaatCAAATGATGACATTGTTTCTGAATAAAAAATGTAATAGCTAAAGgactttaaatgtttctcatagcagagtgtggtggcacacacctccaatcccagcatttgagatgcagaggcaggtggatctctgagttcaagggctgCCGGTTTACAGaccaagttcaggacagccagggctatacagagaagccctgatGGTGTGGTTGGGGCTGTTCCTCATAATGTTTAATATAACTGTGAAAGGGCTGTTGTTGGGACTGGGGCCATGGTTCATTTTTGTAAAGAGCTTGCTGAACAAGCATGAGGGTGTGAGTTACATCTTCAGAGcccatgtgttttgttttattttttaaattagatagatatgaagatagatagatagagtgctCTAGAAGAGcaataaccactgagccatctctccagcctctttctttctctctccctctctctctttctctctttccttttctgcatatagacatcttTGCTCCTAATCCTGGGGAGATGGAGGTCGATggatctctggggctcactggccagccagtagAGCTGGTTCAGTGAGCTCTAGTTTCAGTGAAAGagtgtctcaaaaagaaaaaaaaaaataataataaggaaaacaaattcaaacattAGATGGGTTGAGAATGCTGTTGAGATGGCGTGTGTATCGCTTTTGAagatgacctgaatttggttcttAACATCCACATTGGGTGTGTCGCAATtccctgtaactctggttccaggggatttgatatCTCTGGCTCCCAGAAGTGCACTGTACttgtgcatacatgcacagaccatttaaaaatagtaaaagtaaATTCTTTTACTAATTAGATGGAAAGTATTTGAGAAAGACACTCAACATTGTCCTCCAGTCTCTGTGCTTACCcatatgtgtgcgcacacacacacacacacaaataccttgttgaataaatatgtttaacaaatTTTGAATAGTGGTACATTCTAAGACAATTTCTAGACAATAGTGTTAATGTGCTTTAAGTGGGCAGGTGACAGTGCATTCAAAATCAGGTTAGGTATGCTCAGGTCtacaagaatttttttatcataagTGTGGAGATGGACATTTCTGGggttccccccctttttttttttactattaaataACTGTTTTTCTTAGAAAAGAAGTCTGGAGAAGTGGCTGTTCTGAAGAGAGATGAGCGATATATATATTACTTGGTAAGATGGGGCCACATCTTCATCCCGTTAGATTGGCAGATAAATGGACTTCCCGGCATTGGTCATGATGCTCCATCCTACACAGCAAAGGATGCCAAACATCTCCCCATTTTACATCAGCTCAGCTCCGGAGGTGTTGGCTGCTTGGAGCACTGAGTTAGATATACCAGGCTGTGCCACGGTTTCATGGTGAGTCCACCATAGGCCTGTGGTCTAGGAGTGGCAGGCCTTATGGAGATTCACTGCCCTTTCTTAGGCACAGGGAAAGGAAACCCCGTCTCGAGAGATTTTCCTGAGGGCCTTTTCTCTGATCTTCCCTGACAAATGTAGAGGCACGAAATGCCCTGCTCCTCTCCTGCCTGCTGGAGGAAAGGGATTCTTTATCATCCACACAGTATTTGGACCCAGAAGAGATACGGCTTCCTTACAGCTGGTGGGGGGTGATTTAGAGCCAGCCCACACAAGCCTTTCTGGCCAGCCAACAGAGCCAGGAAATACTAACCTGTAAAGTGCTGTGCTAAAAGCCAAGAATGATTTTCAGTTAGAAGAACTATCCCTTGCTGTTGCTTTCGTAGGGAAACAAAAAGCAAGGGAACATGATTTCTAAATGAATAGAAGGGCGCCACCTGGGCAGTAAAAGTACCTTGGCACAAGTGTGCCCCTTACCTGGCACACACTTCACCAGTGACCTGGCTTAAGCACGGCTTTCCGGTGCTGTGGTTTTCCTTATTACATGGTAGAGTCTGCTTCTGAGTCACTGGTGGATTTTCCTGTGGCTGCAAAGATAGTGTCATTCTTGCTGTAGATGAATTGGGAGaattaatcattaaaaatatgCTTATTCTTTGAATCTTCAGGATGTAGAGGAATCTGGTGGCTTCCTCATCATTGAAGATGTTCTGGGGAGGTGGAACTAATGAGAGTTTGAATCCTCTTTTGTGTTCAGATTACAAAGAAGCGGCCTTCACACAAGCCGACGTATGAAAACCTACAGAAGAGTTTAGAGGCCATGAAGTCCCATTGTTTGAAGAATGGAGTCACTGACCTCTCCATGCCCAGGCAAGTAAATCCTGAATTGATCGGTGAAGTGTAGTCTCAAACTTCTAGGCCACACCAAGAATGTAGACAAGTTACAGGTAGACAAGGCCCAGCTTTTCAGAGCTACCTGCTAAGTTTCGCTGAGGCCACAGCATAGCTGTTTTCTACCCTGAGTTGGATGAATCAGGTAAGTAATGAAAGGCACACACCTTCCGTGGGGAGTGCCCTTGGCCTTCAGACACATCTGTTGATTTCCTGCCATTGTGTTTCAAGTGTTGGCCTCAATCCTGAAGTAGTGGAATCACAGATTGGAGACTGAGTAGCTGCCATTCCTCTCAGGCTACTTCTGATCTCCTTAAATTGAATTTTGTGCCAGGAAAGTTGTCAATGACGTCTGCCTTTTATGCTGCATGTCTGCTTGTGGTTCTTGTGGGTAGCAGTCAGGGCCTGTCCCTGATGTCCCTTTGAGGACTTAAATGATTTGGGGTGTTCAGTGGGCCTTTGCTTCCTGTTGAGGAACTGGTCCATACCCCTTCTCTTTTTAGCACCTTAGTTGTTTTTAGTCAGTGCTGACGACATTCAAGTGACCACATTCAAGATGGTGTCCACACCatctcccttttttttaaaatgtgcatttgtattttgtctgtatacatatctgtgtgaaggtgtctgatcccctgggcctggagttacagatagttgtgagctgccatgtggttgctggaattgaaccctggtGCTTTAGTAAAGCAGCCCATCCCCTTATCCCTTTAATATACTTATGGCTTATGCATCACtaacactttttttaaattgctgttcaGGAACTTGATTGTCTTGCTGTAAATTTTAAGCTTCCCCTTTGTCCCTAGGGCTGTTGAGGATCAGTACCGTGTCATACTAGAAGAAAGGTGTCAGGCAGTACAGTTGACCAGCTGATTGCAAAGACCTCACTCTTGGGCCACAGCCAGCATTTCTGGACATTCATTTTTTGACTTCCTCTGTaaaggtcctctccttgcatcttCCTTAACATTCTGTTATCTTAAGTGTGTTTTAAACCACATACATTTTCCGATCTGTTGAAGATAGTTTTCATAGAAAGAGGGTAACTGGGCTAGTGGCCTCATGCCAAAGAGTGAAAGAATTAGAAATAATTGGAAAGCAAAGAGATATGATAGAAATAATTGGAAAGCAAAGAGATATGACAGGCGCCTAAGAGCTGTCTTGAGTGGCTTCACATGAGTCGACTCGTAGATTCTTCATTTTGGCTGCCTATAGGTGTGAGGATAACTGCTTTGAATAGAGctcaaaggaagaggaaaggaggaggagtcTCCTGAATACTTTAATCACAACCGATGGaggggttttgtttttcacaatCTAACCAAAAGACTAAGAAAagctgagatttttgtttgtccGTTTTCAGAATTGGATGTGGCCTGGATCGTCTGCAGTGGGAAAATGTATCTGCGATTATTGAAGAAGTGTTTGAGTCAACAGACATCAAGATTACCGTGTATACACTCTGAACAGATGGCAATTCTGGATGGGCCCAGTCTTTTGTGTCAATCCCTACTTGGCTGTAGGACTAAGCAATTGTAGGACTTAATGGCCAGAGGACAGTCGGTGTGAGGGAATCTGTGTCACAGATGAGGGCTTCTGTATTCCAAAAGGATATGGTGGGCACTGCGCCCAAGCAGTGTTGCTGTATTCTTTTGCAGGAGGGTAAGGTCTGTCACTAACCCAGGAAACCAGATAGGTAAGCTGTTCTAGGGCCTGTTTTGTTTGTCCACTACTGGGTTTGTTTGGCTGGTCACTAGGTGGCAGCATTggttctaatttttcttttaaagagacaTTATGGGAAGGGTAACCTTTTGAGATTCTTCACGTCTCTTGTGTTTGTACACATAGTGTTAGTTTGATGTCATCAAAAAATCATCATAGGAAAGGGTATGGTTGTTACAAATGTCACCAAGGAGTTTGTGGTGACAAGAGTGGAACAATAAACCTTTCTCTTAGGTTCACTGAGATTTGTGTGCAAACACGTCTGTTTTCTGGATCTTGCGGACAGGCTAAACCTGTGACTTAATTTTGAAGAGCCAGGGTTCACTGGGAAGAGCAacaaggaaggagggaagcaTGGACAAGGATTGTGTCCACCTGGCTAGAAGGCAGGGTTAGAGTGTGGGGGCTGTTTTCTGTCTGCTGCATAGTTGATGCAGTTGACGTCTCTGGACTTAACAGGAGGCCagtgaaataaattaaagactcgGTGGCAAGGTTGGGTTCCAGGTTTGTTTTTACCTCCCTAGATTATGGCATGCTACTAACTGGAATCTCAAGAGCACCACAGCAGTTATTGGTCCCTCTTCTAAAACTGAGGACAAGCCTCATGTGTATGGTAGGAGGATAAAGCCCATGGATTCAGCCAGTGTTACTAGAGCTATTGGGAAAACTAGGAATCCTCCCTACCCCACGATGGTAGTAGTTAACACAACCAGACAAACCAGAGTTTGTATTCTAGTGTGAATGCTGGTTGTTCAGGAATGGGTGATTCTTTCAGTGTGAAAAAAACAaagttagctgggcatggtggtgcacgcctttaatcccagcagaagcaggtggatcttgtgagttcaaggccaatctggtctacagtttgcatccaggacagccagagctacacagagaaaccctgtctcaaaaacaaaacaaaaacacctaacTTAGAAAGGGCTTGTGGAAACATGGTCTAAGTACTTTAGACACGTGATCTTACACTGCAGCCTGATAAGAGGCAGTAGTTTCAAAAAGTGTTTCACTTTTGTATCTTGGTGCTGTGGGGGAAGTCCATTACTAACTTAGACCAAAGCTACTATTATATCTTATTTGACTGTGGCaaatctttactttctttctctaCTGTGGATTATATCTGTTGCCTTTCATGTTAGACTTCCTCTCCCACCTGCACTCTATGGAATCATCCTATTGCTTGGTCTGACTGTTGCCTTTGTAAGCTTCCCTTTATTTTAAGGCAATTATAGTTAATAGTTAATTTTCGTCCGGTAGCCTGATTGACTGTCAGTGACTTTCTGGGCGTTGGTGGAGATGTGACCTTGGGGTCAAATTCCAGTGACTTATCACAGATGATGCctgaggaaaggagagcaggccTGATAACAGAATGGGCACAACTGCTGTGGAAACCCAGTTAAGAGTCTGGCTGACCCCCAAAAATGCAAGTGTGATTTCACTCCTGCAGAGGACTCTGACAAACTTTTTGAGAAATGACACTTGCCACCATCCTGTCATCATTTCCAAGTGCTGCTTTTTGGAGTCTCAAGGCCTGTCTGAACATTTACATTTGCTTGGTCATTGAGATGTGGATATCTGATAAAATTTCATGAGCCTTGTGTTCCCCAACCGCAttatcctcaaaggaaaggaaatgctCTTCTTTGCGAATAATCCcaggagaaaatgtttctttcatttttcagcaGTGACGGGGATGGAATGAGAGCCTTCCGTGTTCATCCTGCTGGCCAACCCTTACAGCTCTGCTGCTGACACCTTATCTGAATCAGTCTCCTGCCTGCCACTGGGTAGACCAGGTTGGCTAGCCCACACACCTCCACTGGGTTCCCTGTGCGTCATCGTGTGTGAAGATTACAGACTCAGGCTGCGTCCTGCTTTACTTGGGTTCTGGGGGTCTGAAACCCGGTTCTCATGTTTGAAGCAAGAGCCTTCCACATGGAGCCgttgccatctccccagctctcaaGAGGAAATATTCTAAGATCAGGACCATGGTGAGAAGTCAGCCTGGGAGAGTTAGTTCTTCATTGTCAAACTGGCTTTATCTTCCTAATATCATCACTTGGTTCTCGGCCTACAGTATTCCCTGTGCCCAGTTCCACTGTCTG encodes the following:
- the Oard1 gene encoding ADP-ribose glycohydrolase OARD1 isoform X1; protein product: MASRLNEDPEGSRITYVKGDLFACPKTDSLAHCISEDCRMGAGIAVLFKKKFGGVQELLSQQKKSGEVAVLKRDERYIYYLITKKRPSHKPTYENLQKSLEAMKSHCLKNGVTDLSMPRIGCGLDRLQWENVSAIIEEVFESTDIKITVYTL
- the Oard1 gene encoding ADP-ribose glycohydrolase OARD1 isoform X2 — encoded protein: MGAGIAVLFKKKFGGVQELLSQQKKSGEVAVLKRDERYIYYLITKKRPSHKPTYENLQKSLEAMKSHCLKNGVTDLSMPRIGCGLDRLQWENVSAIIEEVFESTDIKITVYTL